The Agrococcus carbonis genome has a window encoding:
- a CDS encoding helix-turn-helix transcriptional regulator, with the protein MASPDALRGHVDAMLLAVLADGPVHGYGAVERIRERSGGALDFPSGTIYPALKRLERRGLIEGEWEATGRSKRVYRLTDAGTRALADERAEWATTSSIITSVLGAARG; encoded by the coding sequence ATGGCTTCTCCTGATGCGCTCCGCGGTCACGTCGACGCGATGCTGCTCGCGGTGCTCGCCGACGGTCCCGTGCACGGCTACGGCGCCGTCGAGCGCATCCGCGAGCGCTCGGGCGGCGCGCTCGACTTCCCGAGCGGCACCATCTACCCGGCCCTGAAGCGCCTCGAGCGCCGCGGCCTCATCGAGGGGGAGTGGGAGGCGACGGGGCGCTCGAAGCGCGTCTACCGGCTGACGGATGCCGGCACGCGCGCGCTCGCCGACGAGCGCGCCGAGTGGGCGACGACGTCGTCGATCATCACGAGCGTGCTCGGCGCGGCGCGAGGCTGA
- a CDS encoding DUF937 domain-containing protein — MSEIQQLIGRMPVQQIAQQAGVDEAEARQAIEAIVPALVGGMQANAHDPAGARSLAGALGGHQGNLDARLGGDIDADDGQRIVRNIFGDNTDQIARAAGGGSALGGIIQKILPIVAPIVLAWIANKFFGQRGQEQSGQQPDGQQSDGHAAPQQPPAGGGAASPFDKGSPGAERPMHVPSPEQQSEPGEPQAQPKADDGFGLDDLLGGILGGGGGKQGGGLGPLGDVLGGLLGGGRRG, encoded by the coding sequence ATGTCCGAGATCCAGCAGCTGATCGGGCGGATGCCGGTGCAGCAGATCGCGCAGCAGGCCGGCGTCGACGAGGCGGAGGCGAGGCAGGCGATCGAGGCGATCGTGCCGGCGCTCGTCGGCGGCATGCAGGCGAACGCGCACGACCCCGCCGGTGCCCGCTCGCTCGCGGGCGCGCTCGGCGGCCACCAGGGCAACCTGGACGCGCGGCTTGGCGGCGACATCGATGCCGACGACGGCCAGCGCATCGTGCGCAACATCTTCGGCGACAACACCGACCAGATCGCGCGCGCCGCGGGCGGCGGCTCGGCGCTCGGCGGCATCATCCAGAAGATCCTGCCGATCGTCGCGCCGATCGTGCTCGCGTGGATCGCGAACAAGTTCTTCGGCCAGCGTGGCCAGGAGCAGTCCGGCCAGCAGCCGGACGGCCAGCAGTCGGACGGCCACGCGGCACCGCAGCAGCCGCCGGCGGGCGGCGGCGCGGCGTCGCCGTTCGACAAGGGGTCGCCTGGCGCCGAGCGCCCGATGCACGTGCCGTCGCCCGAGCAGCAGAGCGAGCCGGGGGAGCCGCAGGCGCAGCCGAAGGCCGACGACGGCTTCGGCCTCGATGACCTGCTGGGCGGGATCCTCGGGGGCGGCGGCGGGAAGCAGGGCGGCGGGCTCGGCCCGCTCGGCGACGTATTGGGCGGACTGCTCGGCGGCGGCCGACGCGGCTGA
- a CDS encoding fumarylacetoacetate hydrolase family protein, whose translation MRVTRFAHADRIGYGIVDDDALVELVGDPIVAGFDTSGHRLPLSDVRLLAPVIPRSKVVAVGRNYAKHAAELGNDVPTEPLVFLKPNTSVIGPGDAIVLPPESEDVHFEGEVALVIGRVARRLTPENALGAVFGVTVANDVTARDLQRREPQWARAKGFDTFCPLGPAVETEPDWDALRVITRVDGEVKQDGVSADWIFDAPTVLSWITASMTLLPGDVVLMGTPEGVGPITAGQTVEVEIPGVGTLRNPVVAQQAD comes from the coding sequence ATGCGCGTCACCCGCTTCGCGCACGCCGACCGCATCGGCTACGGGATCGTCGACGACGATGCGCTCGTCGAGCTCGTCGGCGACCCGATCGTCGCGGGCTTCGACACCTCCGGCCACCGCCTGCCGCTGAGCGACGTGCGGCTGCTCGCTCCTGTGATCCCGCGCTCCAAGGTCGTCGCGGTCGGCCGCAACTATGCGAAGCACGCGGCCGAGCTGGGCAACGACGTGCCCACCGAGCCGCTCGTGTTCCTCAAGCCCAACACCTCGGTCATCGGGCCCGGCGATGCGATCGTGCTGCCCCCGGAGTCGGAGGACGTGCACTTCGAGGGCGAGGTCGCGCTCGTCATCGGCCGGGTCGCGCGGCGCCTCACGCCCGAGAACGCGCTGGGCGCGGTCTTCGGCGTCACCGTCGCGAACGACGTCACCGCGCGCGACCTGCAGCGGCGCGAGCCGCAGTGGGCGCGGGCGAAGGGCTTCGACACCTTCTGCCCGCTCGGGCCCGCGGTCGAGACCGAGCCCGACTGGGACGCGCTGCGCGTCATCACGCGCGTCGACGGCGAGGTGAAGCAGGACGGCGTCTCGGCCGACTGGATCTTCGACGCGCCCACCGTGCTCAGCTGGATCACGGCATCCATGACCCTGCTGCCGGGCGATGTCGTGCTCATGGGGACGCCCGAGGGCGTGGGGCCGATCACCGCGGGCCAGACGGTCGAGGTCGAGATTCCGGGCGTCGGCACGCTGCGGAACCCCGTGGTCGCCCAGCAGGCCGACTGA